The following is a genomic window from Streptomyces sp. BHT-5-2.
TGGAACCGTCGCCTCCACCGCCGTGGCCACGACGCAGCGCGGCGGCCGGGTCGGCGATGCCGGGGCCGGCGTCCGAGACCAGCACGATCACCGCGTCGTCGGCGTTGTGCACGTCGACGGCGAAGGCGGTGCCCTCGGGGGTGTGCCGGAAGACGTTGCCGAGCATGGCGTCCAGGGCCGCGGCGAGGTCGGCGCGGGCGACCGGCACCCGCGCCGGGCGGTCCGCGCCGGCGACCCGGGCGGTGCGGCCCTCGTCCTCGGCCAGCGCCGACCAGAAGTCCATCCGCTCGCGGATCACCTCGGCCGCGTCGCAGCCGACCGCGGCGGCGGTGGCCACGGTGTGCTCCCGCTGGGCGCGGGCGGTGCGGATGATCCGGTCGACCTCGCGCTCCAACTGTTCGACGGCGGCGCGGGTCTGCTCGGCGGCCGGGCCGTCGCCGAGGGAGGCGGCGTTGAGCCGGAGCACGGTCAGCGGGGTGCGCAGCCGGTGCGAGAGGTCGGCGGCCAGTTCGCGTTCGTTGGCGAGGAGTTGGACGACCTGGTCGGCCATGGAGTTGAAGGCGCTGGCCGCCGAGCGCAGTTCCTTCGGCCCGTCCTCCCGGACGCGGACGCCGAGGTCGCCGCGGCCCAGGTCGTGGGCGGCCGCGGAGAGCCGCTCGGCGGGGCGCACCAGCCGGGTGCCGAGCCGGTCGGCGACCGCGACCGAGCCGACGACCAGCGCCAGGCCGACGCCGGCCAGCACCGCCCAGGAGGTGGCCACGCCGTTGGTGAGCGCGTCGTCGGGGACGTACACCTCGACGACCGCGATGCCGGAGGCGACCGCGGTGGGCTGGAGCAGCGAGGTGCCGCCGGGGACGTCGGCGATGGAGGCCCGGCCGAGCCGGACGGCGACGGCGACATCGGCCGGGGCGGCCCGGCGGGCGCCGATCTCGGCGGGGCCGCCGCCCGCGCCGCCGGCCGGCACATGGATGCCGATCCGGTCGCCGGGGCCGGTCTCGGCGCTGGCCAGGGCGCGTTCCAGCTGGGTGCGGTCGGTGGTGATGGCGAGGACGGGGCCGAGGGCGGCGGCCTGCCGCTCGGCGTTGGAATAGGCGCGGTCGGACGCCATCTCCCGGACCACCAGCCCCAGCGGGACCGCGAACGCGACCACGACCATCGTGGTGACCGCCAGGGCCACCTTGACCAGGGCCCACCTCACGGCGTCCGGCCGTTCGCCGCTCCGCCCACGAGGCGCGCAGGCGCGGCCATCACCGTCGTCCGCGGCCGGGCGGCCTCGCGCGCGTCGCACTGCGTCTGG
Proteins encoded in this region:
- a CDS encoding HAMP domain-containing sensor histidine kinase, whose protein sequence is MRWALVKVALAVTTMVVVAFAVPLGLVVREMASDRAYSNAERQAAALGPVLAITTDRTQLERALASAETGPGDRIGIHVPAGGAGGGPAEIGARRAAPADVAVAVRLGRASIADVPGGTSLLQPTAVASGIAVVEVYVPDDALTNGVATSWAVLAGVGLALVVGSVAVADRLGTRLVRPAERLSAAAHDLGRGDLGVRVREDGPKELRSAASAFNSMADQVVQLLANERELAADLSHRLRTPLTVLRLNAASLGDGPAAEQTRAAVEQLEREVDRIIRTARAQREHTVATAAAVGCDAAEVIRERMDFWSALAEDEGRTARVAGADRPARVPVARADLAAALDAMLGNVFRHTPEGTAFAVDVHNADDAVIVLVSDAGPGIADPAAALRRGHGGGGDGSTGLGLDIVRRLAESTGGDVRIGHSVLGGTEVRVWLALDGRRDRLGGRRAHRLRRRIGARVFGTRGRRAVRAAARGPRS